One Streptomyces sp. CG4 genomic window, GCGGCGGCGTACCAGCTGGGGGCGGTGCGGTGGACGTTGAGGGAGTGGGCGGCGTCGGGGACGACGAACGCCTCCAGGTCGGTGGTGCCGGTGTAGAACTTCCGCTCGTACGCGACGACGGACGCGGCGTCCTCGGTGGAGACGTCCCCGCCGCCGAAGAGGCGGTCCTCCCGGCCGACGACCAGCAGGACGGGCACCCGTACCTGGGCAGCCGTCTCGGGCTGGTAGATGGCGTCCAGGGTGAAGCCCTCGCCGGCGGTCACCGTCGACTTGGTGTCCTCGTGGTAGGCGGACAGGTCGGGGTCCATGCCGGCCGGGCACTCGTACAGGGCGGCGCGGCGGCCGGGCCGGGTGGTCAGGTAGTTCTCCGGCGGGTTCGCCGGGGCGAGCACCGGGTCCTCGGCGGCCGGATACAGCGCCGGTACGGCCTCCGGGTAGAGCGGGCCGACGGCGTGCAGCAGTCCGGTGACGACCAGGGCGTCGAGGTCGCCATGGCGGGCCGCCTCGATCAGGGCGATGCCGGAGCCCAGGGAGTGCCCGACGGCGACCACGTGGCGGAAGGCGGGGACGCCGGGGGTGCCCCGGCGCAGCGCGGTCACCACC contains:
- a CDS encoding alpha/beta hydrolase, whose product is MSSVSFDVTPPHAPDTTWRLGAQLFLPAGDPPDTVQLLLPGLTYDRRYWTAPGALDYTRHAVGEGYAVLALDRPGTGTSEHPPADQVTVESNVEAVHQVVTALRRGTPGVPAFRHVVAVGHSLGSGIALIEAARHGDLDALVVTGLLHAVGPLYPEAVPALYPAAEDPVLAPANPPENYLTTRPGRRAALYECPAGMDPDLSAYHEDTKSTVTAGEGFTLDAIYQPETAAQVRVPVLLVVGREDRLFGGGDVSTEDAASVVAYERKFYTGTTDLEAFVVPDAAHSLNVHRTAPSWYAAAHEWLGRRRPAREH